The sequence ATTAGTACCGATTCATGTTCGATCTGGCTTACCACGACATGTGGATTATCATATTGCGAGGCAACACCGGTGATAGCTAAGTTATTAGCCTCTGTGCCACCTGCAGTAAAGACTATTTCTGATGGTTTTGCACCTATCTGCCGAGCAACGGTCGCACGGGCTACTTGCAAGTCTTTTTTTACGGCTCGTGCTGCCATATAGATTGCACTTGGGTTATAAAACTGCTCACTAAAATACGGTTGCATTGCCGTGAGTACTTCTGGCAAAACAGGTGTGGCTGCTGCATAATCAAAATAATAAGTCATGATTCTATCTTACCTGTAGTTAATCTTTACTGAAAATCAGCGTAGAGTTGCGACTGAACACGTTCTTTATACAGTGTAGCTGCTTGTAATAAGTGGTGCGCTTCTGTAGGGCTTACTTTAGTATAGTGGCTATTATTTTGAGTTTTTACAACGCCATCGGGGCGTACGTCATAGCGTGTCGTTAGCACGTGGTGCGTGCCAGCACTATCTTGCCATTCTTCGTGCCACACCCACGTACGTTCATCGAGGCAAAAAAATTCTCGCCGGCCATTTTTAGGGATAGGTCCAAAAATTTTACCACCTATTACTGCTTCTTTTCTAATAAGTTCGCGGTATTTAACTGCTTGTTTTTTTTGGCTCAGCTGAGAAGTTGTAAACAATCCCATAGTTACCTACTTACGCTGCCTGCCTATGAGTAGGTGCCACGTCAGGATTTGCTGCGATCATTAGGTCTGGAAAATTATTAATAGTGTCAGGTGGGGCTGGTTGGGCGCCACGAGAAGAATCATCGTATGTAGTCGGTTGATTGATATCACTTCTGTTCGTAGGTAAGTTTATGACATTACTAGGTTGCTGCGTAGTATGTTTTGCAAAAGTACGACTTTCGTCAGTTACTACTTCTGCAGGCATGCTATAAGCTCCATGAACCTCATGAGCTTTATTAACCTCAAGAATTGCTTTTTTCATCAGATTATTTGATTCTGCAACGCTATCAGGCTTTAACCCATGGTGATCTGTGGGTGCTACAGGTGCGGGAGTTCTACGCATTCCTTCTTGCATAGCATTTGCATCCATATTACCTACAGCTGCTCTTAGCCTATCTAACGCTTCCGTAAGCCTCGCACTGCGCTGCGCTTCCATACTGGCAGGTTTATGTTGTTCTGGTGATGGTGGGGCTGGTTGAAATAATGGCATAGTGTATTTAGGACTCATGCTTAGGCAAACCAAATAATTGGCGCGCATTCTTTGTTGTAGCCGCTGCAAGCGTAGATAATTCCTCACCTCTTAGCTGTGCAAGAAATTCGGCTGTTATACTCACGTTCTTAGGCTCGTTTATTTTACCACGTAGTGGCTTAGGCGTCAAGAATGGGGCATCTGTTTCCAATAATAGTCGCTCCAGTGGTACTGCCTTGGCTGCGGCAAGTTGTTTTTGGTCTTTTGTAAATGTCATTATACCGTTTAAGCCTATGTATAAGTCTCTGTTAAGTGCTTTATCTAGCTGCGTTGTTGTGTCTGTAAAGCTATGCACAACACCTTTAAGGCGTGAAAAATTATCGTATATTGGCCAAAAATCATCAAAGGCTTCACGTACATGAAAAATCATTGGTAAGGTATTATCTTGGGCGAGTTGCATTTGGTTTTCAAGTGCTGCAAATTGGTCTTTTTTGTCTGAGTGATTATAGAAATAATCTAGACCACATTCACCAATAGCGACTATGTTTTTGTTAGGCAGTAATTGGGCGAGAGCAGTAAAAGCGTCATTACCAAGCTTGGCATCATGTGGATGCAACCCTATACTCGCCCAGACAGTTGGTTTATCGCTGGCATACATTACCGCCTGAGAGCTCGTTGTAACATCTGTGCCGACACAAATGATTGTATCAACGCCTGCTGCTGCTGCACGTTCGCGCGCTTCTTTTTCGGGCAGCTTATAGTCAGGCTCATGTATATGGCAGTGTGTGTCTATAAATTCCATGTACTTATGGCTCAAATTTAGGAAACAAGGGTTTGTCTAAAGGCCGCACAATGCCGTCTTTAAACATATTTGCAATAGCCGATGATGTAGTGGGCATAAACGGTGCTAATAGTTCGGCTATTTCTAATAAATTACTCACACAGTATGACAAAACCTCTTTTAGGTGTTGTTCGTCTTGCTCTTTGGCAATCACCCATGGTTTTTGCACGTCTATGTATTGGTTGAGGCCACGTACTTGTTCCCACACTTCATCGAGGGCTTTATCAAATCTACATGCCATAATTGCTTGTTGATATTCATGGATATCGTGTTCGGCTGGCGGAATATCACCTATGACATTATTTTGATATTTACCAATCATAGCTGCCACGCGTTGTACACCGTTACCAAGTTCATTAGCAAGTTCATTGTTATATGCTGTTGCTAAACGTTCAATCGTGAAGTCTCCATCTGCATAGCTCGGAATATAGCGTAAGAAATAATAGCGAAACGCATCTGCACCATATGTGTTTATAATATCTAGCGGTGCAACAACATTGCCTATGCTTTTACTCATTTTATGCCCACTACTTGTAATAAAGCCATGCACATACAGTGTTTTAGGGAGTGGCAAACCAAGAGCGAGTAGTATTCCTGGCCATATTGCAGCATGAAACCGTAAAATATCTTTGCCAATTACTTGTACATTCGCCGGCCAAAATTGTTCAAAATCTGCACCGTCTGGATACCCCAAGACGGTAATATAATTTAATAATGCCTCAAACCAGACATACATCACTTGATTATCATCGCCTGGCACAGACACGCCCCAAATGAGCTTATCTTTGGATCTAGATATGCTAATGTCATCTAGACCTTCTTCAAGAACATGCATGATTTCGTGCTTACGCGAAACAGGTATGACAGCAAATTCGTCGCTTGTGATAGATTGTTTTATTTGGCTGGTAAATTTACTCAGCGCAAAAAAATAATTCTCTTCTTCTATCTGCTCGTAGACGCGATTATGTGCTGGGCAAACATTATTATTTTGCTTGGCAATTTTTTCTGACACAAACTCTTCACAGCCTACACAATACAAACCAACGTATAAGTTCTTGTAGATATACTTTTGTAAGTTTTGCCATACTATTTTTACCCGTTTTTCGTGATCTTCATCAGTTGTACGAATAAACTTGTCATTTGTGATATTGAGTGTACTAAGTAGCGCCTTAAAAGCCCCGCTATTTTCTGCTACAAAATCTTCAACCGATACACCAAGCTCCTTGGCTTTTTCTGCTATTTTACTACCATGTTCATCGGTGCCAGTGGTAAACAGCACATCGTCGCCTATCTGACGATGGTATCGGGCTAAAACATCAGCTTGTATAAACTCCATAGCATGGCCAAGGTGTGGCACGGAGTTTACATAGGGAATAGAAGTGGTGACATAAAATTTACTCATATCTGTTCATTGTAACAGTTTTACAAAACTATGCGCTACTTCTGTTTACTGCGTATGTAAAAATATACCATCAAACCGGTTATAAAGAGACCGC is a genomic window of Candidatus Nomurabacteria bacterium containing:
- a CDS encoding TatD family hydrolase, producing the protein MEFIDTHCHIHEPDYKLPEKEARERAAAAGVDTIICVGTDVTTSSQAVMYASDKPTVWASIGLHPHDAKLGNDAFTALAQLLPNKNIVAIGECGLDYFYNHSDKKDQFAALENQMQLAQDNTLPMIFHVREAFDDFWPIYDNFSRLKGVVHSFTDTTTQLDKALNRDLYIGLNGIMTFTKDQKQLAAAKAVPLERLLLETDAPFLTPKPLRGKINEPKNVSITAEFLAQLRGEELSTLAAATTKNARQLFGLPKHES
- a CDS encoding methionine--tRNA ligase, with protein sequence MSKFYVTTSIPYVNSVPHLGHAMEFIQADVLARYHRQIGDDVLFTTGTDEHGSKIAEKAKELGVSVEDFVAENSGAFKALLSTLNITNDKFIRTTDEDHEKRVKIVWQNLQKYIYKNLYVGLYCVGCEEFVSEKIAKQNNNVCPAHNRVYEQIEEENYFFALSKFTSQIKQSITSDEFAVIPVSRKHEIMHVLEEGLDDISISRSKDKLIWGVSVPGDDNQVMYVWFEALLNYITVLGYPDGADFEQFWPANVQVIGKDILRFHAAIWPGILLALGLPLPKTLYVHGFITSSGHKMSKSIGNVVAPLDIINTYGADAFRYYFLRYIPSYADGDFTIERLATAYNNELANELGNGVQRVAAMIGKYQNNVIGDIPPAEHDIHEYQQAIMACRFDKALDEVWEQVRGLNQYIDVQKPWVIAKEQDEQHLKEVLSYCVSNLLEIAELLAPFMPTTSSAIANMFKDGIVRPLDKPLFPKFEP